In Comamonas sp. lk, the following proteins share a genomic window:
- a CDS encoding glucarate dehydratase family protein — protein sequence MSTSHAIRHIRITPIAFRDPPLLNAAGIHEPWALRSIIEIETASGLVGINESYGDQPMLEALAKVAPSLIGLSPWALNEMEVRVAALVTPPQLTASEFLGQQVSLAPGTHVSKTVAKVVSAFEVAMLDLQGQMAQAPIVDLLGGAARDRVPFSAYLFYKYAEHIDKPYAPDAWGEALAPQQLVEQARRMISQYGFQSIKLKAGTLPPEQEAAGILALAEAFPGLPLRIDPNGNWTVETSLKIVQQLRGVLEYYEDPAPGLDGMAAVARECEVPLATNMVVTDFAEFRRNADMGCPVKIVLSDHHYWGGLRATQRLSTLCRTFDLGLSMHSNSHLGVSLVAMTHLCASVPLLTYACDTHYPWQDEEVVAGGRLQFEQGSLRVPTTPGLGVTLDREALARLHGNYLRCGIRNRDDLGQMRKYDPGFTGHQPRF from the coding sequence ATGAGCACCTCTCACGCGATCCGCCACATCCGCATCACACCTATTGCTTTCCGTGATCCGCCGCTGCTCAATGCGGCCGGCATCCACGAGCCCTGGGCGCTGCGCTCCATCATCGAAATCGAGACCGCATCGGGTCTGGTGGGCATCAATGAAAGCTATGGCGACCAGCCCATGCTGGAGGCGCTGGCCAAGGTGGCACCGTCATTGATCGGACTGTCACCCTGGGCGCTCAACGAAATGGAAGTGCGTGTTGCGGCCCTGGTGACGCCGCCCCAGCTGACGGCTTCGGAGTTTCTGGGCCAGCAGGTTTCGCTGGCACCGGGCACCCATGTGTCCAAGACCGTGGCCAAGGTGGTCAGCGCCTTTGAAGTCGCCATGCTGGACCTGCAAGGTCAGATGGCCCAGGCGCCCATCGTGGATCTGCTGGGCGGCGCAGCGCGCGACCGCGTGCCGTTTTCGGCCTATCTGTTTTACAAATACGCCGAACACATCGACAAGCCTTATGCGCCGGACGCCTGGGGCGAGGCACTGGCGCCGCAGCAACTGGTGGAGCAGGCGCGCCGCATGATCTCGCAGTACGGTTTTCAGAGCATCAAGCTCAAGGCCGGTACGCTGCCGCCCGAGCAAGAGGCCGCAGGCATTCTGGCCCTGGCCGAGGCTTTTCCGGGTCTGCCGTTGCGCATAGACCCCAATGGCAACTGGACGGTGGAAACCAGTCTCAAGATCGTGCAGCAGCTGCGCGGCGTGCTGGAGTACTACGAAGATCCGGCCCCCGGTCTGGACGGCATGGCGGCTGTGGCGCGCGAGTGTGAGGTGCCTCTGGCCACGAATATGGTGGTGACGGACTTTGCCGAGTTCCGCCGCAATGCCGACATGGGCTGCCCGGTGAAGATTGTGCTCAGCGACCACCACTACTGGGGCGGCCTGCGTGCCACCCAGCGCCTGTCCACACTGTGCCGCACTTTCGATTTGGGCCTGTCCATGCACAGCAACTCCCACCTGGGCGTGAGCCTGGTGGCCATGACCCACCTTTGCGCCAGCGTGCCGCTGCTGACCTATGCCTGCGACACCCACTACCCCTGGCAGGACGAAGAGGTCGTCGCAGGCGGTCGTCTGCAGTTCGAGCAGGGCAGCCTGCGCGTGCCCACCACACCGGGCCTGGGCGTGACGCTGGACCGCGAGGCGCTGGCCCGCCTGCATGGCAACTATCTGCGCTGTGGCATTCGCAACCGGGACGACCTGGGGCAAATGCGCAAGTACGACCCTGGCTTCACCGGCCATCAACCCCGTTTTTGA
- a CDS encoding tripartite tricarboxylate transporter substrate binding protein, protein MQRRTLIQCTLAASFLLLGASQLAAPALAQGNWPTGKAITYLVPFPPGGNTDTLARVIAQPLSKALGTPVIIENKGGAGGSVGSAQAARAPADGYTILGGTISSHAINVSLYSKLDYDPVKSFTPVAMLGSGPLVLVVPAASSYKTLADVLAGSKAKAAAGGLTSASPGNGTSNHMALELLAYQSGVKFTHVPYKGSGPAVQDVMGGQVDMMFDTALVVGPHIQSGKLRPIAVTSSKRLESLPDVPTIAEAGEKGFDMGSWQAVFAPAGTPKPIVDRLHAEIMKIVATPEVQARLKNFGMLPSHMTPAELADYQKAEVAKWAKVIKAAGIKAD, encoded by the coding sequence ATGCAACGCCGCACTTTAATCCAATGCACTCTCGCCGCCAGCTTCCTGCTGCTCGGCGCATCCCAACTGGCCGCGCCCGCCCTGGCACAGGGCAACTGGCCCACCGGCAAAGCCATTACTTATCTGGTGCCGTTTCCTCCCGGCGGCAATACCGACACCCTGGCACGCGTGATTGCCCAGCCGCTGAGCAAGGCGCTTGGCACGCCCGTGATCATCGAAAACAAGGGCGGTGCTGGCGGTAGCGTGGGCTCGGCCCAAGCTGCCCGTGCGCCGGCCGACGGCTACACCATTCTGGGCGGCACCATCAGCTCGCATGCCATCAATGTGAGCCTGTATTCCAAGCTGGACTATGACCCCGTCAAATCCTTTACACCGGTCGCCATGCTGGGTTCCGGGCCGCTGGTGTTGGTGGTACCGGCCGCCAGCTCCTACAAGACGCTGGCCGACGTGCTGGCCGGCAGCAAGGCCAAGGCGGCTGCCGGTGGTCTGACTTCGGCTTCGCCTGGCAACGGCACCTCCAACCATATGGCGCTGGAATTGCTGGCCTACCAGAGCGGCGTGAAGTTCACCCATGTGCCCTACAAGGGCAGCGGCCCGGCGGTTCAGGATGTGATGGGCGGCCAGGTGGACATGATGTTCGACACCGCCCTGGTCGTCGGCCCGCATATACAGTCTGGCAAGCTGCGCCCCATTGCTGTGACCAGTTCCAAGCGCCTGGAGTCGCTGCCCGATGTGCCGACCATTGCCGAAGCGGGTGAGAAGGGCTTTGACATGGGATCGTGGCAGGCGGTGTTCGCGCCCGCAGGCACACCCAAGCCCATCGTGGACCGACTACATGCCGAGATCATGAAAATCGTCGCCACACCCGAAGTCCAGGCTCGCCTCAAGAACTTTGGCATGCTGCCTTCCCATATGACGCCCGCCGAGTTGGCCGATTACCAGAAGGCCGAAGTGGCCAAGTGGGCCAAGGTGATCAAGGCGGCTGGAATAAAAGCGGATTGA
- the garD gene encoding galactarate dehydratase, whose protein sequence is MSTPAPLSISMHPADNVAIIANDGGLPAGTVLPGGLVLVDKVPQAHKVALEDIPEGGAVRRYNVVIGYALQSIAAGSWVHERLLKMPGALSLEGLPIATVKPPALEPLEGYTFEGYRNADGTVGTRNILAITTTVQCVAGVLDFAVGRIKAELLPRYPNVDDVVGLEHSYGCGVAIDAVGAEIPQRTLRNISHNPNFGGEVMVVSLGCEKLQPERLLPPGSFPIVDERESALDVVFLQDEAHVGFMSMIDSIMQRAKVHLERLNARRRETVHASALVVGVQCGGSDAFSGVTANPAVGFCTDLLVRAGATVMFSEVTEVRDGIDQLTSRASSPEVAEAMIAEMAWYDAYLDKGKVDRSANTTPGNKKGGLSNIVEKAMGSIIKSGTAPITGVLSPGQRLADRGITRGLVYAATPASDFICGTLQLAAGMNLHVFTTGRGTPYGLAQVPVIKVATRSDLARRWHDLMDVNAGRIADGEATIEDIGWEMFRLMLDVASGRKKTWAEQWKLHNALVLFNPAPVT, encoded by the coding sequence ATGAGTACCCCAGCCCCACTTTCCATCAGCATGCATCCGGCCGACAACGTGGCCATCATTGCCAACGACGGCGGCCTGCCGGCCGGCACCGTGCTGCCCGGCGGCCTGGTGCTGGTCGACAAGGTGCCGCAGGCGCACAAGGTGGCGCTGGAAGACATTCCCGAAGGCGGAGCGGTGCGCCGCTATAACGTGGTCATAGGTTATGCGCTGCAATCGATTGCGGCCGGCAGCTGGGTGCATGAACGCCTGCTCAAAATGCCCGGTGCGCTTTCGCTGGAAGGCTTGCCCATTGCCACGGTCAAGCCGCCCGCGCTGGAGCCGCTGGAAGGCTATACCTTCGAAGGCTATCGCAATGCCGACGGCACGGTGGGCACGCGCAACATCCTGGCCATTACCACCACGGTGCAATGCGTGGCCGGAGTGCTGGATTTTGCGGTGGGTCGCATCAAGGCCGAGTTGCTGCCGCGCTATCCGAATGTCGATGACGTGGTCGGACTGGAGCACAGCTATGGCTGTGGCGTGGCGATTGATGCCGTGGGCGCCGAGATTCCGCAGCGCACGCTGCGCAACATCAGCCACAACCCGAACTTCGGTGGTGAGGTCATGGTGGTCAGCCTGGGCTGCGAAAAGCTGCAACCCGAGCGGCTGCTGCCGCCGGGTAGCTTTCCCATCGTCGATGAGCGTGAGTCCGCGCTGGATGTGGTTTTTCTGCAGGACGAGGCCCATGTGGGCTTTATGTCCATGATCGACTCCATCATGCAGCGGGCCAAAGTCCATCTGGAGCGGCTCAACGCGCGCCGACGCGAAACCGTACACGCCAGTGCACTGGTCGTGGGCGTGCAGTGCGGTGGCAGCGATGCCTTCAGCGGCGTTACGGCCAACCCGGCCGTGGGCTTTTGCACCGACCTGCTGGTGCGCGCCGGTGCCACCGTGATGTTTAGCGAAGTGACCGAGGTGCGCGACGGCATAGATCAGCTCACCTCGCGCGCCTCCAGCCCCGAAGTGGCCGAGGCCATGATCGCGGAAATGGCCTGGTACGACGCTTACCTGGACAAGGGCAAGGTGGATCGCAGTGCCAACACCACGCCGGGCAACAAAAAAGGCGGTCTCTCCAACATCGTCGAGAAGGCCATGGGCTCCATCATCAAGAGCGGTACCGCCCCCATCACGGGCGTGCTGTCGCCGGGTCAGCGGTTGGCGGATCGCGGCATAACACGCGGTCTGGTCTACGCAGCCACTCCGGCCAGCGACTTTATCTGCGGCACGCTGCAACTGGCGGCTGGTATGAATCTGCATGTCTTCACCACGGGCCGTGGCACGCCTTACGGCCTGGCCCAGGTGCCGGTGATCAAGGTCGCCACGCGCAGCGACCTTGCGCGGCGCTGGCATGACCTGATGGATGTCAACGCCGGACGCATTGCCGACGGCGAAGCCACGATAGAGGACATAGGCTGGGAAATGTTCAGACTGATGCTGGATGTGGCCAGCGGGAGAAAAAAGACCTGGGCCGAGCAGTGGAAGTTGCATAACGCGCTGGTGCTGTTCAACCCCGCGCCCGTGACCTGA
- a CDS encoding YihY/virulence factor BrkB family protein, whose amino-acid sequence MALQVSLWKQRLERWSRPVQPLIDAVQLWLQADGLRMSAAMSFYGILSLAPLLLAVVGLLGWWLDRSYVENTLISQVQAVVGERAAQVIQGALSSAQNSGEGTLASVLGLVMMLSGATGVFVELQASLDKLWSMGEEPVPQTRAAWWSMAVSRLRGLSYVAGLGFLLLVSMLLSTAIQMVTKWASDELQLVPMGPLLGLVNELVSLGISVLLFLGLMRMGAGIKPSMRYLLMGAMTGAVLFTLGKQGLAWYLSTAAVVSAYGAAGSLVVVLMWFYFTSAILLFSAATAKACSKAGLRFRRPFASQAGAPSTVDPQTLPKTAGENI is encoded by the coding sequence ATGGCACTGCAAGTTTCTTTATGGAAGCAGCGACTCGAGCGCTGGAGTCGACCTGTTCAACCCCTGATAGACGCCGTACAGCTGTGGCTGCAGGCCGACGGTCTGCGCATGAGCGCGGCGATGTCTTTCTACGGCATTCTGAGTCTGGCGCCGCTGTTGCTGGCGGTGGTGGGCTTGCTGGGCTGGTGGCTGGATCGCAGCTATGTGGAGAACACGCTGATCAGTCAGGTGCAGGCCGTGGTGGGCGAGCGCGCGGCACAGGTGATTCAAGGCGCGCTGTCTAGCGCCCAGAATTCGGGTGAGGGTACTCTGGCCTCGGTGCTGGGTCTGGTGATGATGCTCTCGGGGGCGACCGGCGTGTTTGTGGAGCTGCAGGCCTCGCTGGACAAGTTGTGGTCCATGGGCGAGGAACCTGTGCCCCAGACCCGCGCTGCCTGGTGGAGCATGGCGGTATCGCGTTTGCGGGGGCTCAGTTATGTGGCCGGCCTGGGCTTTTTGCTGCTGGTGTCCATGCTGCTGTCAACGGCCATCCAGATGGTCACCAAATGGGCCAGCGATGAGCTTCAACTGGTGCCCATGGGCCCGCTGCTGGGCTTGGTCAATGAATTGGTGTCCCTGGGTATCTCGGTGCTGCTGTTTCTGGGCTTGATGCGCATGGGCGCCGGCATCAAGCCGTCCATGCGCTATCTGCTCATGGGAGCCATGACGGGTGCTGTGCTGTTCACCCTGGGCAAGCAGGGGCTGGCCTGGTATCTGTCCACCGCAGCTGTGGTTTCGGCCTATGGCGCGGCGGGCTCGCTGGTGGTGGTGCTGATGTGGTTTTACTTCACCTCGGCCATCTTGCTGTTCTCGGCCGCCACGGCCAAGGCCTGCAGCAAGGCCGGGCTGAGGTTCAGGCGGCCTTTTGCCTCGCAGGCCGGTGCACCGTCAACTGTCGACCCCCAAACCTTGCCCAAGACCGCTGGCGAGAATATTTAA
- a CDS encoding ferredoxin--NADP reductase: MSAFLEERVLSVHHWTDRLFSFTTTRDTSLRFSNGHFTMIGLKVDGKNLLRAYSIASPNYEEHLEFLSIKVPDGPLTSKLQNIKVGDTIIVGKKPTGTLLIDYLLPGKNLYMIGTGTGLAPWLSVARDPETYERFEKVVIVHGVRHINELAYQELLEKELPEHELLGDIIKDKLVYYPTVTREPFRNHGRISTQINNGTFPQNIGLPDLNPETDRVMLCGSPAMLAELKELLEHRGFKEGNTTTPGDFVVERAFVEK, from the coding sequence ATGAGTGCTTTTCTTGAAGAACGCGTGCTGTCCGTCCATCACTGGACTGACCGTCTTTTTTCCTTCACAACGACACGCGACACCTCGCTGCGTTTCTCCAACGGTCACTTCACCATGATTGGCCTGAAGGTGGACGGCAAGAACTTGCTGCGCGCCTACTCGATTGCCAGCCCCAATTACGAAGAGCACCTGGAGTTTCTGTCCATCAAGGTGCCCGACGGCCCGTTGACCTCCAAGCTGCAGAACATCAAGGTGGGCGACACCATCATCGTGGGCAAAAAACCCACCGGTACGCTGCTCATCGACTATCTGCTGCCCGGCAAGAATCTGTACATGATCGGCACCGGCACCGGTCTGGCACCCTGGCTCTCCGTCGCCCGCGACCCCGAGACCTATGAGCGCTTCGAGAAGGTCGTGATCGTGCATGGCGTGCGCCATATCAACGAGCTGGCCTATCAGGAGCTGCTGGAAAAAGAGCTGCCCGAGCACGAGCTGCTGGGCGACATCATCAAGGACAAGCTGGTGTACTACCCCACGGTGACGCGCGAACCCTTCCGCAACCATGGCCGTATCTCCACCCAGATCAACAACGGCACCTTCCCGCAAAACATCGGTCTGCCCGATCTCAACCCCGAGACCGATCGCGTGATGCTCTGCGGCAGCCCCGCCATGCTGGCCGAACTCAAGGAGTTGCTGGAACACCGCGGCTTCAAGGAAGGCAACACCACCACGCCTGGCGACTTTGTCGTTGAACGCGCGTTTGTGGAAAAGTAA
- a CDS encoding ABC transporter substrate-binding protein yields the protein MTPAFALAALPAWQSAAAQGVIKIGEINSYKAQPAFLEPYKKGMELAVEQVNAAGGVAGKKLQLVVRDDNATPGDAVRAAEELYSREKIDVLTGSFLSHVGLALTDYANQKKRFFLASEPLTDKIVWANGNHYTFRLRGSTYMQTAMLVEEALKLKKKRWAIVYPNYEYGQSAVATFKKLMKEKQPDIEFVAEQAPALGKIDAGSVVQALADAKPDAVFNVLFATDLGKFVREGNTRGLFKGREVVGLLTAEPEYLDPLKKEAPEGWTVTGYPWYSINTPEHAAFLKAYQARFKDYPRLGTIVGYNAIQSIAAGLRKTGGDPDTEKLIAAFKGLEVATPFGRITYRAQDHQSTMGAYVGKTAYDDKLKRGVLVKYRYADGKDYQPSDEEVKKLRPAAAN from the coding sequence ATGACTCCGGCATTCGCTCTGGCCGCTCTTCCTGCCTGGCAATCTGCCGCCGCGCAGGGCGTGATCAAGATTGGCGAAATCAATAGTTACAAGGCCCAGCCGGCCTTTCTGGAACCCTATAAAAAAGGCATGGAATTGGCGGTGGAGCAGGTCAACGCCGCCGGCGGCGTGGCGGGCAAAAAGCTGCAACTGGTAGTTCGTGACGACAACGCCACGCCTGGCGATGCCGTGCGCGCCGCCGAAGAGCTCTACAGCCGCGAAAAGATCGACGTGCTCACCGGCAGCTTTCTCTCGCATGTGGGTCTGGCGCTGACGGACTACGCCAACCAGAAAAAACGTTTCTTCCTGGCGTCCGAGCCGCTGACCGACAAAATCGTCTGGGCCAACGGCAATCACTACACCTTCCGTCTGCGCGGCTCCACCTATATGCAGACCGCCATGCTGGTGGAGGAAGCACTCAAGCTCAAGAAAAAGCGCTGGGCCATCGTCTATCCCAACTACGAATACGGACAGTCGGCCGTCGCCACCTTCAAGAAGCTGATGAAGGAAAAGCAGCCCGATATCGAATTTGTGGCCGAGCAGGCGCCGGCGCTGGGCAAGATCGATGCCGGCTCCGTGGTACAGGCCTTGGCCGACGCCAAGCCCGATGCGGTCTTCAACGTGCTGTTTGCCACCGATCTGGGCAAGTTTGTGCGCGAAGGCAATACCCGCGGCCTGTTCAAGGGCCGCGAAGTGGTGGGTCTGCTGACGGCCGAGCCCGAATACCTGGACCCGCTCAAGAAGGAAGCCCCCGAGGGCTGGACGGTGACCGGCTATCCCTGGTACTCCATCAACACGCCCGAGCATGCCGCCTTCCTCAAGGCCTATCAGGCCCGATTCAAGGACTATCCGCGCCTGGGCACCATCGTGGGCTACAACGCCATCCAGTCGATTGCTGCGGGTCTGCGCAAGACCGGTGGCGACCCCGATACCGAAAAGCTGATTGCCGCCTTCAAGGGCCTGGAAGTGGCCACGCCTTTTGGCCGCATCACCTACCGCGCCCAGGATCACCAGTCCACCATGGGCGCCTATGTGGGCAAGACGGCTTATGACGACAAGCTCAAACGCGGCGTGCTGGTCAAATACCGCTATGCCGATGGCAAGGACTATCAGCCTTCGGACGAGGAAGTGAAGAAGCTGCGACCCGCCGCGGCGAACTGA